From Candidatus Acidiferrales bacterium, one genomic window encodes:
- a CDS encoding PDZ domain-containing protein: MRMPGKNHIAVLLGWLCLPLAGVALASQPSGGQGSPIEYRISLREPDKHFFHVEMRVAEAGPELTVQMPAWNALYRVRDFAQYIVALRATDSAAQPLPVRKLDKQTWRVITSGTSVTVRYDIYWDQPDAYSSQLNSRHAFLNLASVLCYVVGRKGEPATLGFADVPESWRIATTLRWDDSTKRYVAPNYDELADAPVEIGDFEETVVLVGSARYRIVIDGDPAVYRLDQIKTTIERIVAYQTKLMGGVPFAEYLFLYHFLPESGGGMEHKNSTAIFLRADDIKNDPGSLAPVTAHEFFHLWNVKRIRPQSLEPVDYTQEQYSRALWFAEGVTSTYADLTLVRTGLYSREHFYSELARQMEVLQSRPARAWRSAEEASLDAWLEKYPHYARPEFSISYYNKGELLGILLDLGIRRATGNRRSLDDLMRQLYQHYAIQSKFYDDQRDIETACEAIGGTSFREFFARYVAGTDELPYGTYLGYAGLALRLEKREASWLGFDTYRRGGKHYVTDITADSPAAQAGVQAGDELIALDEKSLPRDIARAVRSRRPGERVRLRVKRGDTEHTCRFRLAIRSVEEFEVFEKPVASLLEQRIREGLLKGITEP, from the coding sequence ATGAGAATGCCAGGTAAAAACCATATCGCCGTGCTGCTTGGCTGGTTATGCCTCCCGCTGGCCGGCGTCGCGCTGGCCAGCCAGCCCTCAGGCGGCCAAGGTTCCCCGATCGAATATCGCATCTCGCTCCGTGAGCCGGACAAACATTTTTTCCACGTAGAGATGCGAGTAGCTGAAGCTGGCCCGGAGCTGACGGTTCAAATGCCCGCCTGGAACGCGCTCTATCGGGTGCGGGACTTTGCCCAATACATCGTTGCGCTTCGCGCCACGGACAGCGCCGCCCAGCCGCTTCCGGTGCGCAAGCTTGACAAGCAGACGTGGCGCGTCATCACCTCCGGAACTTCCGTAACCGTGCGCTACGACATCTACTGGGATCAACCCGATGCCTACAGCTCGCAGCTCAACTCCCGTCATGCCTTCCTGAATCTGGCATCGGTGCTTTGCTATGTGGTGGGCCGGAAAGGCGAACCAGCCACGCTTGGGTTCGCCGACGTTCCCGAAAGTTGGCGGATTGCCACCACCCTGCGTTGGGACGACAGCACCAAGCGGTACGTCGCCCCAAACTACGACGAGCTTGCGGACGCTCCGGTGGAAATCGGCGATTTCGAGGAGACGGTGGTGCTGGTCGGCTCAGCCCGGTACCGGATCGTGATCGATGGGGATCCCGCCGTCTATCGGCTGGATCAAATCAAAACGACCATCGAGCGAATCGTCGCCTACCAAACCAAGCTGATGGGCGGAGTTCCCTTTGCCGAGTACCTCTTCCTCTACCACTTTTTGCCTGAGTCGGGCGGGGGAATGGAGCACAAGAACTCGACGGCAATTTTCCTACGCGCCGACGACATCAAGAACGACCCCGGCTCACTTGCGCCTGTCACCGCCCATGAATTCTTTCACCTCTGGAATGTGAAGCGCATACGGCCGCAATCGCTCGAGCCGGTGGACTACACGCAAGAGCAGTACAGCCGAGCGCTCTGGTTCGCCGAGGGCGTGACAAGCACCTATGCCGATTTGACGCTGGTGCGCACGGGGTTGTACAGCCGGGAGCACTTCTACTCGGAACTGGCGCGACAGATGGAGGTTCTTCAATCGCGCCCTGCTCGCGCCTGGAGGAGCGCGGAAGAAGCCTCGCTGGATGCGTGGCTCGAAAAATATCCCCACTATGCGCGACCGGAATTCAGCATCTCTTATTACAACAAGGGCGAGCTTCTTGGAATACTCCTCGACCTGGGCATTCGTCGTGCCACGGGCAATCGCCGAAGCCTCGATGATCTGATGAGGCAGCTCTATCAGCATTATGCGATCCAGAGCAAGTTTTACGACGATCAGCGTGACATCGAGACGGCATGCGAAGCGATAGGGGGCACGAGTTTCCGAGAATTCTTTGCCCGCTACGTTGCCGGCACGGATGAACTGCCCTATGGAACATATCTCGGTTACGCCGGGCTGGCCCTTCGATTGGAGAAGCGAGAAGCGTCCTGGCTCGGCTTTGACACTTATCGGCGTGGTGGAAAACACTACGTGACGGACATCACAGCGGATTCGCCGGCTGCGCAGGCCGGGGTGCAGGCTGGAGACGAGTTGATTGCTCTCGACGAGAAGAGTCTGCCGCGGGACATTGCACGGGCGGTGCGAAGCCGAAGACCCGGAGAGCGCGTCCGGCTGCGCGTGAAGCGAGGAGACACCGAGCATACGTGCCGTTTTCGGCTCGCAATCCGAAGCGTTGAGGAATTTGAGGTTTTTGAAAAGCCGGTTGCCAGCCTCCTCGAGCAGCGCATCCGGGAGGGACTTTTGAAGGGGATTACTGAGCCTTGA
- a CDS encoding lysophospholipid acyltransferase family protein, which yields MLYLLILGPPMILYSLVVGSIEALYAVSLAGARAGLWLARIRIEVFGEENVLRGRACVFMPNHTSNVDPPALVPLLPRVAILGKKEFFRIPILNIAMRMAGFIPLDRSNREAAIASAERAVDGLKSGLPYLIYPEGTRSHGGVLGVFKKGPFVLAIKAGVPIVPVTIEGAERCMAKGEMALRPGVVRITFHRPVETTGYGIEDRDVLAQKVREIIASALPLELRGASQGMAEEGATI from the coding sequence ATGCTGTACTTGCTCATCCTTGGGCCGCCCATGATCCTCTATTCACTCGTGGTCGGATCGATCGAAGCGTTGTACGCCGTCAGTCTGGCCGGGGCGCGGGCAGGGTTGTGGCTGGCGCGCATCCGCATTGAGGTGTTCGGTGAAGAAAACGTTTTGCGCGGTCGGGCTTGCGTTTTCATGCCGAACCATACGAGCAACGTGGACCCGCCAGCACTCGTACCGTTGCTGCCGCGAGTTGCCATCCTCGGAAAAAAAGAATTTTTCCGCATTCCGATCCTGAATATTGCCATGCGCATGGCCGGATTCATTCCCCTGGACCGTAGCAATCGCGAGGCAGCGATCGCCAGCGCCGAGCGAGCCGTCGATGGGTTGAAATCGGGGCTTCCGTATCTCATTTACCCGGAAGGAACCCGCAGCCATGGCGGGGTGCTGGGTGTGTTCAAGAAGGGGCCATTTGTGCTGGCCATCAAGGCCGGCGTGCCCATTGTGCCGGTCACGATTGAAGGGGCGGAAAGATGTATGGCGAAAGGCGAGATGGCGTTGCGGCCGGGAGTGGTTCGAATTACATTCCATCGGCCGGTGGAGACGACCGGCTACGGGATCGAGGACCGGGATGTTCTGGCGCAAAAGGTTCGAGAGATCATCGCCTCCGCTTTACCGCTTGAGCTTCGCGGCGCCTCTCAAGGAATGGCGGAAGAGGGAGCAACGATCTGA
- the lpxD gene encoding UDP-3-O-(3-hydroxymyristoyl)glucosamine N-acyltransferase yields the protein MKLAELARKLDCQLEGDGDLEITGVAGIDRAQPGEITFLTNPRYKPWLKQTRASAIIVAREAEPPGLPCLRSDNPYLAFARAVELFYQLPRPAPGIHPTAVIAKSAQIGPNASIGPYCFVDEEVTIGKNAVLHSFVAIYRGAKMGDDFFAHSHAVVREFCRIGHRVTLQNGAMVGPDGFGFARRADASYHKIVQAGTTVIEDDVEIQANACIDRATVGETRIRRGSKIDNLVQVGHASTVGEDTLLCAQAGLAGSTHIGNRVILAGQVGCAGHLTVGDGAIATAQTGIPNDVPAGQIVSGYPAMENKLWRKCAAVYARLPELQKTVRELKEKWMGQN from the coding sequence ATGAAATTGGCGGAACTGGCTCGTAAGCTGGACTGTCAGCTCGAAGGTGACGGCGACCTTGAAATCACCGGCGTTGCGGGAATTGACCGGGCGCAACCGGGTGAGATTACCTTCCTCACCAACCCGCGGTACAAACCGTGGCTCAAACAAACACGCGCTTCGGCGATCATTGTCGCGCGCGAGGCCGAGCCGCCCGGGTTGCCCTGTCTTCGCTCGGACAATCCCTATCTCGCTTTTGCTCGGGCGGTGGAATTGTTCTACCAGCTGCCCCGTCCCGCTCCCGGCATCCACCCCACTGCGGTCATTGCCAAATCGGCTCAGATTGGCCCGAATGCCAGCATCGGTCCCTATTGTTTTGTGGACGAAGAGGTCACCATCGGAAAGAACGCTGTGCTACACAGCTTCGTCGCGATCTACCGGGGCGCCAAGATGGGCGATGACTTTTTCGCGCATTCGCATGCCGTCGTGCGTGAATTCTGCCGAATCGGCCATCGCGTCACGCTCCAGAACGGCGCCATGGTCGGGCCGGATGGCTTTGGCTTTGCCCGCCGCGCCGATGCGAGCTACCACAAAATTGTTCAGGCGGGCACCACCGTCATTGAGGATGACGTTGAGATTCAGGCGAACGCTTGCATTGACCGCGCCACCGTCGGCGAAACCCGGATCCGTCGCGGCTCCAAGATTGACAATCTCGTCCAGGTCGGCCATGCCTCCACGGTGGGGGAAGACACCCTGCTTTGTGCCCAGGCCGGCTTGGCGGGCAGCACCCACATCGGCAATCGCGTCATCCTCGCCGGCCAGGTCGGCTGCGCCGGACATTTGACCGTCGGCGACGGCGCCATCGCCACCGCTCAGACCGGCATTCCCAACGATGTGCCGGCCGGCCAAATCGTCTCCGGCTATCCAGCCATGGAAAACAAACTCTGGCGCAAATGTGCTGCCGTTTACGCCCGCTTGCCTGAGCTCCAAAAAACCGTCCGGGAATTAAAGGAAAAATGGATGGGACAGAACTGA
- the murJ gene encoding murein biosynthesis integral membrane protein MurJ — translation MTEKRQILRSAGVITFITIISRILGYIREQRIAFVLGTTLSADSYYLAYGIPNLFRRLVGEGSLTASFIPIFTQYLTAKSKKEVWEFANRLFWTLAMVLAVMTALGIVFSPYLVRVLTMFSATTTEWELAVHLNRIIFPYLFFIGLAALSMAILNSFHVFGLPAATPILLNLAIIAASFPFFLRYFPEPGVALSLGVLLGGALQFLIQMPQLRERGMTFDFGVSFSHPGIRAVGKLMVPGFFGIGVYQINFLVDRVFATAAKMPEGSLASLNFADRVTELVLGGYAIAVATAILPIMSRQAAERDVTGLKHTLAFSLRIVSFITIPATVGMMVLARPIIEVLFQHGRFTAESTALTSWALFFYATGLPAFAAVKLVVPAFYSTKDTKTPVAVAASAVVVNLLFNGLFYRLFFDFFRNGGPAFATALAAYFNCLILLWVFRRRFGEFAERPMLSSIAKIGLCSAAMGIFCWAMLRVLHFEQFVRLWHRIGIFVFIIGAATGFYLALAWMLRCEELHDVYGIALRRDAAGRGMES, via the coding sequence TTGACGGAAAAAAGACAGATCCTCAGGTCCGCTGGCGTCATCACCTTCATCACCATCATCAGTCGCATTCTCGGCTACATCCGGGAGCAGCGCATCGCCTTTGTCCTGGGAACCACACTGTCGGCGGACTCCTACTATCTCGCCTACGGCATCCCCAACCTTTTCCGGCGGTTGGTGGGCGAGGGATCGCTGACCGCTTCGTTCATTCCCATCTTCACTCAGTACCTCACCGCAAAGTCAAAAAAGGAGGTCTGGGAGTTTGCCAACCGTCTCTTTTGGACGCTGGCGATGGTGTTGGCGGTGATGACGGCCCTCGGGATTGTCTTTTCGCCCTATCTGGTGCGGGTGCTGACGATGTTTTCGGCAACGACAACAGAGTGGGAACTGGCCGTCCATCTGAATCGAATCATCTTCCCCTATCTGTTTTTCATCGGGTTGGCGGCGTTGTCCATGGCCATCCTGAATAGCTTTCACGTGTTCGGCTTACCCGCCGCCACGCCCATTCTGCTCAATCTGGCGATCATCGCCGCTTCGTTCCCTTTCTTTCTCCGGTACTTCCCTGAGCCGGGAGTGGCCCTGTCGCTCGGAGTCTTGCTTGGCGGAGCCCTTCAGTTTCTGATTCAGATGCCGCAACTGCGCGAGCGGGGAATGACCTTCGATTTCGGCGTGTCTTTTTCTCATCCCGGGATTCGAGCGGTGGGCAAGCTGATGGTTCCGGGGTTCTTCGGTATCGGGGTGTATCAAATCAATTTTCTCGTGGACAGGGTTTTTGCGACGGCGGCGAAGATGCCGGAGGGTAGCCTGGCATCGTTGAACTTTGCCGACCGGGTAACGGAGTTAGTCCTGGGGGGTTATGCGATTGCCGTGGCTACCGCGATTCTGCCGATCATGTCGCGGCAAGCGGCGGAGCGAGACGTCACCGGGCTGAAGCATACGCTGGCTTTCAGCCTGAGGATTGTCTCCTTCATCACCATTCCCGCCACGGTAGGGATGATGGTTCTGGCGCGACCGATTATCGAGGTGCTCTTCCAGCACGGGCGATTCACTGCGGAATCCACCGCGCTTACTTCCTGGGCGCTCTTTTTTTACGCCACTGGGCTCCCGGCATTCGCCGCTGTAAAGTTGGTGGTGCCGGCGTTCTATTCGACCAAGGACACAAAGACGCCGGTTGCGGTTGCAGCGTCAGCGGTGGTGGTCAATCTTCTGTTCAATGGGCTGTTCTACCGGCTGTTTTTTGACTTTTTCAGGAACGGTGGCCCGGCGTTCGCCACGGCTCTGGCGGCTTACTTCAATTGTTTGATCCTGCTATGGGTTTTTCGGCGGCGTTTCGGTGAATTTGCCGAGCGACCCATGCTGTCCTCGATCGCCAAGATTGGGTTGTGCTCGGCGGCCATGGGGATCTTTTGCTGGGCGATGCTCCGGGTGTTACACTTTGAGCAATTTGTGAGGCTGTGGCACCGGATCGGGATTTTTGTGTTTATTATCGGTGCTGCGACCGGCTTTTACCTGGCCCTGGCGTGGATGCTCCGCTGTGAAGAGCTGCATGATGTTTACGGTATTGCTTTGAGGCGGGACGCGGCCGGGCGGGGCATGGAGAGCTAG